The window cttcaCTTGAGATTAAAGATTTGAGACTTTCAGACTGgcgcacggtggcctcgtggttagcatgttggccagatctgggtttgaatctcctttgggcatcgctgtggagtttgcatgtcctccctgtgcgtgcgtgcgtgcgtgcgtgcgtgcgtgggttttctctgggtacattccaaaaacatgcgtgttaggttaattggcgcctctaaattgtccataggtatgaacgtgagtgtgaatgattgattTTCTATACATGCCctacgattgactggcgaccagtccagggtgtaccctgcctcttgcccaaagtcagctgggataggctccagcatacccccacgaccctgatgaggataagcggcatagaaaataggtggatggatggagacttgagatttgcaaaacactgacttctcCCACCTCTGGTAGTAACTATATGACATGTAAGTTGCACGGCCCGTCTCTGAGCATGCGGCATTGTGGATTATTATGAGTCTTCATGTATTTCTGTTGTGCATTGTGGCAGCATAAATAACTGGTGGTAGTTGGAATTGTACGGCACATGCGTGCATGGGAAAGTGTGCCAGTCACACTAGTCCTACACAGCGGACTTGAGGCATGACATGGAAACCCAACATTTATGACCTCATGATGACATCTTCACAGCAAGCAGTCTTTGGCTTGTTTAGTTGCCCTGATGCGGTTCTGCCATTAATCTGTCCACATTTCCTAAAAAGAACCTGAGCCGTCCCCTGTTGTCCTGACGCTTGTCCCCTCCACATCAAAGCGGTGTTGGCCCAATGTGATGATGCCAACCAACCAGGTGAATCAACCATGTGCGGCGAGGCAGGGACTCGTGGGCATCCTGTTTCTCTGAGTTATGTGATAGCCCGAGTTTCATTGCGTGTGTCCGTGCACTCCGACTTAAGGTCTCGAGGCGAGCGAATGGATCAGTGCTGTGACATCTTCATGTGAGGAATCATGTAGGTCACAGGTTACATGTTGTTTCTTCTCTCTCCCATTTGGTCAAGATGATCCAAATACTCTGCCTGGCCATGCTGCTACCTGCAGGTAAAAATGAAGCCTTTATTCTATGTAAggaaaatttgtttttattgcaaCTCTTTCCTCTTTACAACTGACTGGAACTTTTTACTTGCACTTATTTTTGTGCATATTGATTGCTTCTGCTTGTTTGTGAATATCCCTGTTGCATGTGTGATGTCACCATATCGCTCTAGTGCCTCTTTTTTTCAGATTCAGATCAAGgtgatgttaaaatatttacaaGCATCATAACATCTTAATAACAGTCAACAGCCTTGGGGTTTGTGCAGAAACTGTCCTACATAAAGTAAATAAGTGCTTTACTTGGTATTTGAAGTTATATGTTAACATTTCtgcaacatttttgcaacattttgacCAACCAATCTGCAGGTCTTTTGTTCAAAAGGTGAATATAATGAAAGGTAAGCTCCTATTTGTACCTGCAGTGGTCCACTCAGCGCAGGGTCACTATGCCCACAAGCTCCTCAGCGATTTGATGGAGAACTATTCCAGCGCCCTGCGGCCCGTGGAGGACACAGACCGAGCACTTAACGTCACTTTGCAGATCACGCTCTCTCAGATCAAAGATATGGTGAGTCTTCCCTCAAACCTTATTACCAACATCGTATGTTTTTAATTGAATGAAGCAGACTTTTGTTGACTTTAACGTTTCACTATTGACTGCACAGTAAGAAGCCTTTGATATCGTTGAATGAAAAGCATGTCTCTTCAAGTACAGGCCGGGCTTACTGTTACTTAGCTGGATCAGGTTGCCGATCAGGTTGCTGTGTCAGTCTGCACTTGTTTatggtgcatgtgtgtgctatAAATACATCTAGGGAAGACTGATAGCAGAAGAAGTGTCTTAGTGTCACCTGAAGTGGTTCCTCAATTCACCTGATATGACAGTAGGATCCAAGGTgtggcccggaggccatttgtggcctgcggatgtttgtttgtttttttattggcctgtgggacattctgaaaatataatttaacaaaaaaaaacagcaaacatgaaaaaatctgtaattttacaagaatgaagtcaaaatgttaaaaaataaaaattgcaatctaatgagagtcataattttacaaaaataatctgagaaaaaatgtcattttagtattgTAGTATCaacttaaaatattaaagagacaattttttttaatgttctaatatgaaaaataagcaacaacaaataaagtattgtttttggaaaattaggttgcggaaaaagttcaaatgttatgagagtaaagtaaaaaatattatggaaataaagtcataattacaagaagaacatttttgagaagaaagttgaaatatttggacaattaaataaaaaaacaatagcagaaatgaaaacagctgtaattttacgataataaagtctaaatattaagagaaaaatcgTATTCTAAccaggaaaaagtcacaatttaacGAGAAGAAAcgtgtaacattatgaggaaaaaatgtcattttagtagcataaagttgaaatattaaagaaaatgtgtttttttttaagtcataatattatgagaaactagcaataatttttggaaaattgggttggggaaaaagttataatattatggaataaagtcaaaatattatggtaataaaggcaaaatgttaTGGGCATAacaaaagaccaaagttcatactaataataggctttttttaaTCTATATCACAAAGCAGAGATGCAGGTATTTcttgaaacatacagtataactttttagcatgtgttgctttgcaaaatatcaaagtggcccttgcatccttttgtgtttcagtatgtggccctcggtggaaaaggtttggacgcccctgtgaTATGACAtgcatgttgtttgtttgttaacaTAATCGCCATAGCGTCAGTGCACATCAGTAAAGATGTGTTTGTCTCCCACTTTGTTGTCACAATGTGCAGGTACGTGTTCAAATTACTAATGCCACTTTGTAGATTACtgctgtgtgtgggtgtgtgtgtgcgcgcaggaTGAGCGGAACCAGGTGTTGGTGGCCTACCTGTGGATAAGACAGAAGTGGCATGACGCTTACCTGAAGTGGAATAAAGAGGACTACGACGGACTAGAGATCATTCACATCCCCAGCAACCTCGTATGGAGGCCCGACCTCGTCCTCTATAACAAGTACGCCCGTAGGTCACTCATACAATAGATATGTAACTATTTAATCAATCTTTCTACCCAAATCATCTGAACCGGTACCATTAtatttaacatacagtacatttcatacagtatacatgaaGCCAATTTTTTTGTGGTAAGTCTTTAACGTcattacacatacacataaagaCATTTTGTTGGGTATCGCTCTGCTTCAGGAGGCACAAggacacagtaaaaaaaaccccaaaacaaacactGCAAATAGCAACatgtaatacaataaataaagtaaagtgCAGTACTCCACTTTCTCCGCTTGTCCAGAGCTGACGACGCACTGTCTGGGCCCATGGACACCAATGTGAAGCTGCGCTACAACGGAGAGATCACCTGGGACGCTCCCGCCATCACCAAGAGCTCCTGCGTGGTGGACGTCTCCTACTTCCCCTTTGACAGCCAGCAATGTAACCTGACCTTTGGATCCTGGACCTACAATGGAAACCaggtatgatgatgatgatgtgcattcaaaatgaaatgtttgcaaatgGGTCATTTTAAACACTTTTTATTGTCATCTTACTGACAATTCCAGTACATTACTGTATGTACTCTGAGTTTGTCTGTTCTTGGTGACTCCCCtgtcttttctctgctttgtgGGGCAGAAGGCTCTGCTGCCCCAAGCTGACAAGGAAACAGCACAGAGAGTGCAATTATTGcatggaaatgtgtttttgttcttgGCACCTGTGGGTAAAAATGATGATGCGTGGCCATGCAGTGAGTAGGTACAGTGGATTTCTGCAACAGACagtattgttgtattgttctTTACTGTGTAGTATATTGTCAAACACCAGAATTGCCACTATGCAAGATCttataaagattttttttccctgcttggAAAATGTCAGCTGGTTGTGTGCTTCAGCTACAGCGTCTCATCCCTGAACCACATTCCAGGTGGACATCTTTATGGGCATGGACAGCGGCGACCTGTCTGACTTTGTGGAAAACGTGGAGTGGGAGTGCCACGGCATGCCGGCCACCAAGAACGTCATCATGTACGGCTGCTGCTCAGACCCCTATCCCGACATCACCTACACCGTGCTCCTGCAGCGCCGTTCCTCCTTCTACATCTTCAACCTTCTCCTGCCGTGCTTCCTCATCTCCTTCTTGGCTCCTCTGGGATTCTACCTGCCCGCAGACTCCGGGGAGAAGGTTTCCCTGGGGGTGACGGTGCTTctggctctcactgtgtttcAGCTCATGGTGGCCGAGAGTATGCCTCCCTCGGAGAGTGTGCCTCTTATAGGTGAGCGATGACTCACTTGCAGTCGGGGTTTGATGTTAAAGCCTACTCTATTTAGGAATTTAATGTTATTTAGAGAGTAAAACAACATATTTCGTCCCAAGAGTCACCTTCATCACTCTGGCCCTATACAGCACAAATGATAAATTCAAGATTGTTTAGACACTTATTTCATAGGTGTTATGCAAATTATTGTAGTTAAtatttgtcttctttttgtttgaATTAAATGATTTTACAACTTTACAGCAACGAGCATGTGGGATTCGCTTGAATAGGCTGATAGTTTACACAAGTGTTAATTCCAATTAGTAGACAACATATTCAGGgataaaaattctaaaaaataataaatatcattCAGTAAGTAATATcatgtaataaataattaaagagGCCATGAAATAAGTCaattgataaataattgttaaatGTAATAACAAATAATTGAATACTATGACAGGtgatttaatgtaattaattggagaatttcatacatttcacatttaagtttatttatattttgattaTCTGTTTGACTTGATATGTattaaatttttcaattttttacattttttaattgcatttttagtCATGCAGTAGGAGTGTCACAGTGTAAAACGTGACAACagttctcattcagaaaaaaagctttctcgtggggactgggacgataataaataaattaattgcacaataaatgaaaatgaactaaatTATTTTGCCGGCCACcgtacattgccatgtgcatgtgagtCTGTTTCCCAtgcctctcgcctccaaacagacagaaagagagttcactctgtgcatggatttcagcaccttggcgcgtttgttccataacggcatgaacggggtgagccctttgtcagtcatacagtctctttgtctcagtgggtggtggggggggccactagcatacacgcAGAGTGCAGCAGAGTGTAGCCTTGTgaagagcaatgcaaggtaacgtagttgaaattaaattagtagattgcaatacattgcgatattttttccattgtgcttttctttaaACTAATGTTGAAATCTGGTCTCGTCCTCGTAGACCCAGTCtagtgtatcgtctcatctcgtgaactgagtgtcttgtgacacttCTAACATGGAGTCTATGACCTATTTTATTAGTACAGGTGGTTCTCGGTTTACGATGGTCCAAGTTATGTTTCTTGGTTCCCATGAATTAATAAAAACCTCATTATAATTGCTGTAATTAAAAGTCGACTTACATCACTGTCTCGGTACGGAACTCGTTCGTAACCTGAAGACCACCTGTACAGTAGTccaatgttttaaatgttataCAGTACTGGATGTGATTTTTATAGTCTTTTAtgcacttattttatttttgcacaatgCACAGCACCAATTATCTAGGTAGATATTCTTTTTCCGTTACACCGTCTGTctccgtgtgtgtgttactCAGGCAAGTACTATATCGCCACCATGACCATGGTCACAGCCTCCACATCTCTCACCATCTTCATCATGAACATCCACTTCTGTGGTGCTGAGGCCAAACCAGTTCCCCACTGGGCCAAAGTCCTCATCATTGACTACATGTCCAAGATCTTCTGTGTGTATGAGGTGGGCGAGAActgtgcctcctcctcctcgtcctctccTCCATCCGCTCACTCAGTCCAGGATACTGTCACTCACAAGTACTTCACTCCTCATAGTCAGGCAAATGGCCAAGCTGGTCGGGAGAAGCAACAGGGCCATAAGAACCCCAGACCCCAGACCCCTAAACCGCAACAACATCCCAGAATCAAAACCGACCAACACCTCACCAGAGCGGAGAGGAGTCTCTTGTCCACCTTTCCACTCGGGAAGTATGAAAGCTCCAATGGGAAGGTTCCAGCAGGGGACCGATGTAAAGAACACCAAAAGGTTCCGTGTTGCGCTGGTGACAAAAATCCACCCTGCTGCCCAGAGGACAAAAAGCCTGTAGCCCCAGGCTCTGTGGTGACATTTGGCCCATGTGTGTTATGTCACCATGACAACGGCATCCCCGGCGGTGACCCCAAGCTCGTGCGCAACGTCGAGTACATTGCAAATTGTTTCCGAGAGCAGAGGGCCACGTGCGCCAAGGGGGCAGAGTGGAAGAAGATTGCTAAAGTGATGGACAGGTTCTTCATGTGGGTCTTCTTCATCATGGTGTTCCTCATGAGCATCCTCGTCATTGGGAAGGCCCCGTGACCTGTTAGGACCGGCTCTTTTAGCAgggtgttaggaatggaatattttcccactCGGATATTCTTGTCTACAACAGAGAGATAACACAATTCCAAAGGCaccctgttgtttttaagtaCGGTAATCTCAAACACACAGAGTTTCATTATGAGTCCCCCTTCTGCCGCCAGATCAGACCAATGCAGTTGACGGGATGTTTCCTGATCATTGGGACCACCTCCACAGCAGACATATGAGGAAGACGAACTTCACTTCAGCTCGCACCTTTCTAAACCTTGGTTGGTGGGCTGATcgttctctccagcgctggcattgcaaCTGCTTGTATGTACTCTTTCTGATATTAAATTGTACACCTTACTTGAGACTGTTAGCATTATTTCACAGCTGGTAGAACAAAATtatctgtgtggactttgccctttttaggaatggaatatattCTTATTTACAACAGAGAGGCAACATAATTCCAAGAACTTTCACTGGAACAAAAGGCACCCAAATTGGAGAATCATCAGCCCACCAATCTGGCTATCCCTATTCTCCCAGATATCTGTTGTAGATAAGACTATCCATAACGGagtgggaaaatattccattcataacaAACCAATTCATGGATTATATTGTCAGTTTTGCTGCTTTAAATAATTACACTACTGTGCAACTGTACTTTTGCAGgccaccattatttttttttattgacctttTTCACGGCCACCCGTCACAACCCAGTGGCTGTTGTAGAAATTGTATGGATTTTATTATTAGTGATGTATTGGTATTTTACCAGGAGCTTTGTTCAGTGCATGTTACACACAAATGAGgcaagttattatttttttacattttaggaACTTTTTTTGTGGGGTGTAATCTGTAAAAGAGACAGATACAGTAATTCTAAggcttttgcacagtactgtattatcttattttgtcatgttttgaggaaaaaacCCTTATGGAGCTTGCATCCTAATCTCTTTGGATGtgttttgaaatgcatatagCCTACTGTATTTAAACCGATAAGATCAACATTAAAGGACCTGGTCTTTGTCAGCATTTACGCAAGGTGACTACTTCAGCATGATCACATGCTGCATGTAAGTGGTACAAGTCCCTCTCAAGCACGACATTGATTTACAGCTACTTCGCTATGTGACCATTGAATACACACAAGGGGCTCTGCTGTCCAGTTAGAACGTGACCAATGAAGGCAGCACGCCTCATTCACCACAGTGAAATCAGATGCTCCGGTCTCTCAAAACACAGCGTTAGTACACGCTCAGGATtagttgaattatttttttccccctattgAAAATCTCCCAGTCAATTGTTAATGAGCTCCCTTTGTTTGTTCGCAGCCTTGGCATTGGAGGATGTAAGGGAATAGGGAGCATCAATTATGGACCACCACGCACACAGGCTGACACCCGCTCCACCAAAATAGCCAGTGGAAATGCCCGCTGCCACATACACACCTGTACATATAGTTTTAACTTAAGTTTTTAAACTAAAATAgttttaaatgttgtttaaggtatttaaaagtgtgtttttacaaaatCTGAAACATAACAAAATCTCAAATTCAGCTGCTCTTGGACAGAAAATTGTTGTAAAAATCCAGATTCTACAGATATTAGACCACTGCACCAAATACAATCcataattgttttgtttataaTAAAATGTTATACATTTATAAACACTATTATGAaactatttgatttatttgtttttaatttataattctaacagtatttttaaatattctCAACATGTGTGCTTTCAATACTTCCCTTTTGAACCTGCATCACAAAAAGATGACCTGATAAGAGAGCTCTGAGAGCACTCGATGCACTTCCTAgtttattttgaatgttatcatttgaaatatatatgattatttttattttactatatTAAAATATCTTGACATATTTTTTCGACGGATATGTGTTCAATAATATGGTAACAAGTACTGCTACTATAAGAGtattttttatgcatgttttcGTCTAATGTATTTCCCTTTCAAACAGGCAAAATCTGATAAAAAGTTGTCAAACGTCCTGcagaaatgtaaatgttacaatttaaaatgtcgTTCATTTATTAAAATAGGTATTTCTTTTTTCACCAGATATTTGCAATATTTTAACGTgcaacaataatatattttaactaGCAAACAGCGGGCTCAAAGCACTTCCCTGTTAATTTATGTCGTTACCTTTAGTCAACAGCAGAGGACGCTCTAATGCCATGTCCCATGCAGTACTAATGGTGCCCCCCCGTCCCCTCCAGGCTGTGTGTTTGAagctgcatgtactgtactgtagcagGGATGCATCCGAATGCACCACAAAATTCTCTGTTTGCAACATGCACAGCGATGCACTCACGAAATGTAAGCACTGATACTGTTATGTTCAAAAGGGTTGGCAGGCGTTTAAATCTTTTAATGTCAAGATTATACATGCAGTAGTAGTCTAAGTAGTAGTGtccatattgtttttttccacagattTTGCACATGtacataacatttttatgtgcTGGCAGATATTACACAAAGGATTAGCTTTAGTGCCGGGTTGGTGTGCTGTTGGCGGCGTGTTTACGAGGGGGAGCTTTGTGTCACATGGGCTCCAAATGTCGTAGCTGCGCCCCTGCAATGATCCGTCTTTTTCTTCCCTGAAGTTTGGGAAATTGCTTGTGGACGCCATCTGCTGCATCTGATTAAGGTCTGTGGTGTTCGCAATTGCTTTTAACAACGCCGCAGCAGCCTTCACTACATTAGGGCACAAGCAAAGTTTGAGGAGACGACTTCTTGATCCGACCTTGAAATTGGCTGACGGTTGCCATGGAGATTGAGGCGCGTCAATTTAGAAATGCAAACTTTGCTTTTCAAGCTGGGATCTACGTGGATTGCTTTAAGGAGCGTTAAATAGAATCAGTGGTAGGACACGGGGGTTACGTTTATCACCTTCAGGGATGCTGTGGCTCATGTCGGACCAGATTTGTTGCTAATTTAATACATTCAAGTTAGGTTGCACTGCAGTTGAGTGCTAAGCATGATGTGCATTGTTACAGTATACCGTATGCATTACaatcgtccctcaccacatcgcggttcgaacaacGCTCCATCACTCTATCAGGGTTTTCAAACATTTGAGtagtcaaaaaatgcatatttaagcaaattatacgTATTTTGGTCCAAATTAACCATCTGCAAGCATAGAAACGGCTAAACGAagtacagcacagcacagcacaaatacagtataaaccaAGAAGACCACCACTTGTGACTGTAGTGGTGTAGTCCTACATTgggcactaggtgtcagtaattgttcggtgagaccaccACCCAAGCAGCCGACTGGAAGAACCGGTTTAAATGATCTtacagcacaataataataattataatcataataataacacggctTACTGTTGCGGGCATAGCCCACAAAGAGCTAAAACTTAACGTTGAACCCtcaacgtcactttctgtccgccatcgattctgctcccctactgtaaactgtcttaaatggctctgattatatctactatattgggtaatacgaatgtaaaggtgttatttcatgtctagattgctctaataatgttaaaacctatttagaagatcgtaaacagattttctatgccataactacggaACCAATTatctgtgataaacgagggattacggtaTTGCACGTTGTTGTGTCACGTTTTGTctcaaaattaaaatataagaACTTCTACCCCAGCATTTTTAGTAATCTTTAGTCCTATACACTCCTTAAGTAGATAGGATTCATAATATGCATCATCATTAAGATACAGAAGAAGACTTATCCATTTTTAgtttctactttttaaaatgtattattcaaTCCCTTAAAAAGTGTTTTCTATTATAATTTCAGATGTCTGAGCCAACACAAGGAGAGAAAATAGTGAAAAAAGTCATTCCTGTGCGGTGTCGTAACTCCTCCAAATTGAAGACAAAACCAAGTTTGCTCCAGGATGAGGACCCAAGTCCTCCGTGTGATCCACACCCCTACAATGGTGACCCTCAGCCCCCCCAGGAGGAGCTCCTCACCACCGGCCAAAGTCATGCTGCTTTTTCAGACAGCGTCTACCTGCTGGCGTCAGTCATCTTCCAGAACCACCACCAGGAGAAGCCTGCATCCCGCCAACTGGTGAAATACGGCAAAGAGAGGGGGCTTCTTTTGCCTCACGTCGAAGAGGAGATGAGACGTCCTGCTTATGAACTGGCCTTCAATGCACTCAAATGTAAGCGTCTTatctcattttgtttttaattgagTAAAAAAACCCGATTTGGCGACGAACCGTATTTTGTAAGTCGAACCTCTGATTTCAAATTTTCAAAATACAGTGTTTATCCCGCTCAAgaaaaaagtgtccaaaaaagGCTCGTCTTATATTCGCTGTGTAGAAAGGTAGTGCCAAAAACAACTTCTCCCCAAGCAAGTCAaagtttttcttcctgtcactcacacacacaccagtgacttgGAGAGATGCTGCCAAAGAGCCCCCCTGGAAAAAATTGTGAGAAAGGTTGATAGCATCTTATCAAACTTTTAAGTTATGACACTAAGTTTAAGATACAGTGGTATCTcgatttttgttattaatttattccaaaaggtttgacaaaccaatgaaaatcaatgaaaactgaggcaatttttgccacaggaaataatgtaaatccaattaatcagttccagacacccaaaaatatttgcaaaaactacattttatagacaataattatagtcttacatgcagaaaactatgcAACATAATTACCGTactttccggactataagtcgctccggagtgtAAGTTGCACctgccaaaaatgcacaatgatgaaggaaaaaccatatacagtatatgtttttggGGGAAATTTATCTGATCAAATccgagaccaagaacagacgtTTCATCTGAAAAGGCAagatatagtaataataaaatggagaacaacagacTAAATAGGCGTTtgttaacgtaacgtgaataggtggtatgttaacgtaacatattaacagATATTCAGATGACTATAGCCTAAAGAgcataacataactagtttacttgcagattgtaatctgcagaatatcaTTTTCTTTGTGGGGGCATTTGcgttccgtctttctcagttgtctttataagttcatatatatattgtacattttcagtggtacaggagtgataggaatAGCAGGTACTGGCActcaagcctagagcgccctctcgtggctgtcagtgtgaaaaagaaCATACATAAGTCGCTcaggagtataagtcgcaggaccagccaaaccatgaaaaaaatgcgacttatagtccggaaaatacggtacgaATGATGAATGgctggaacttattgttgatgcagatttACCGTACATTCTGGTGAGATCCAATTCAAcactgtttctcaccttcttcatcgaATTGGTTATTTAATTCCATCCATcttgtttggaatgtgggagaacatgcaaactccacgcagagatgcccaacggagattcgaacctagGTCTTgattctcgatctcctgactgtgtggccaacatgctaaccactaggccaccgtgaggCCCAGGTCATTTAATCGTCACACATACTAAAACATGCagaacagtgagtcagcaacatgtaatgtgcttttttgggcacttgattttgtGGAACGACGCAGTGCAAGGCAAACAGAACAGTGTGTTACtgtatgtgcaatattgtaggaaaactggggtgtacgaaaaccgaggtttgactgtaatggTGATCTACGAAGCAGTCATAAACAACTGTCCAATGCCAAAGACATTATTTGCACCTTCTTTTATTGCAGTCTATGAGTTGTTACTTCACTGATATTGGAAAcgtgattgaaaaaaaaatgttagttttgtctttgattttgtc of the Dunckerocampus dactyliophorus isolate RoL2022-P2 chromosome 11, RoL_Ddac_1.1, whole genome shotgun sequence genome contains:
- the LOC129190210 gene encoding neuronal acetylcholine receptor subunit alpha-9-II isoform X2 encodes the protein MVHSAQGHYAHKLLSDLMENYSSALRPVEDTDRALNVTLQITLSQIKDMDERNQVLVAYLWIRQKWHDAYLKWNKEDYDGLEIIHIPSNLVWRPDLVLYNKADDALSGPMDTNVKLRYNGEITWDAPAITKSSCVVDVSYFPFDSQQCNLTFGSWTYNGNQVDIFMGMDSGDLSDFVENVEWECHGMPATKNVIMYGCCSDPYPDITYTVLLQRRSSFYIFNLLLPCFLISFLAPLGFYLPADSGEKVSLGVTVLLALTVFQLMVAESMPPSESVPLIGKYYIATMTMVTASTSLTIFIMNIHFCGAEAKPVPHWAKVLIIDYMSKIFCVYEVGENCASSSSSSPPSAHSVQDTVTHKYFTPHSQANGQAGREKQQGHKNPRPQTPKPQQHPRIKTDQHLTRAERSLLSTFPLGKYESSNGKVPAGDRCKEHQKVPCCAGDKNPPCCPEDKKPVAPGSVVTFGPCVLCHHDNGIPGGDPKLVRNVEYIANCFREQRATCAKGAEWKKIAKVMDRFFMWVFFIMVFLMSILVIGKAP
- the LOC129190210 gene encoding neuronal acetylcholine receptor subunit alpha-9-II isoform X1, whose amino-acid sequence is MKGKLLFVPAVVHSAQGHYAHKLLSDLMENYSSALRPVEDTDRALNVTLQITLSQIKDMDERNQVLVAYLWIRQKWHDAYLKWNKEDYDGLEIIHIPSNLVWRPDLVLYNKADDALSGPMDTNVKLRYNGEITWDAPAITKSSCVVDVSYFPFDSQQCNLTFGSWTYNGNQVDIFMGMDSGDLSDFVENVEWECHGMPATKNVIMYGCCSDPYPDITYTVLLQRRSSFYIFNLLLPCFLISFLAPLGFYLPADSGEKVSLGVTVLLALTVFQLMVAESMPPSESVPLIGKYYIATMTMVTASTSLTIFIMNIHFCGAEAKPVPHWAKVLIIDYMSKIFCVYEVGENCASSSSSSPPSAHSVQDTVTHKYFTPHSQANGQAGREKQQGHKNPRPQTPKPQQHPRIKTDQHLTRAERSLLSTFPLGKYESSNGKVPAGDRCKEHQKVPCCAGDKNPPCCPEDKKPVAPGSVVTFGPCVLCHHDNGIPGGDPKLVRNVEYIANCFREQRATCAKGAEWKKIAKVMDRFFMWVFFIMVFLMSILVIGKAP